The genomic DNA GGCACACTGGTCTGCGCCGAGTTCGGCTGCTCGCACACCGTGCGGCGGCTGCCGCCGCTCGCCTACGAGGGCTTCGACCGCGAGACGGCACGCGAACTGCGCATCCTGCGTCTGCAGGAGAACGTGACGGGGTTCCTCCGGTCGGTCGCCGGCTGACAAGGCTTCGACTCGCGTTCGCTCGCTCACCCCGTTTCGTCTTCGGGCTTCGCCCTCCGCTCAACGACCCGCACTGGTGACACGGGCGCTTCCGCGGGTCGTTGAGCGAGCGAAGCGAGACGAAATGTGTTGAGCGAGGCGCAGCCGAGTCGAAACGACCCTTACCGCAGCGCGTTGCGCACGGCCAGCACGCCGCTGAGCACCTCCGCATGCGAGGTGCTCAGCGGCGACAGGCCGAGGCGGATGCCGTCGGGAAAACGGAAGTCGGGAATCACGCCGTCGGCCCACAGCGTCTTCATCACCTCGGCGAAGTCCGGATGCCCGATCGTCACGTGGCCGCCGCGCCTGTCGGCGTCGCGCGGACTCAGCAGTCGCACGTCGAGCGGTGCGAGCACATCGTCGAACGCCCGCACGGCGAAGTCGGTGAGGGTCTTCGACTTCTCACGAACGGCGTCCATCGTCGCGGACTCGATCAGGTCGAGCATGCCCTGCATCGCCAGCATCCCCAGCACCGGTGGCGTGCCGCTGATGAACTGCCGGATGCCGTCGGCGGGCGCGTACGCGGACCCCATGGCGAACACGTCTCCGGCGCCCATCCAGCCCTGGATGGGCTGGCGCAGCACGCCGTGATGACGCGCGTTCACGTAGGCGAAGGCGGGCGAGCCCGGTCCGCCGTTCAGGTACTTGTAGGTGCAGCCGACCGCGAGGTCGACGCCGCAGGCATCGAGATCGATCGGGATCACGCCGACAGAATGGCACAGGTCCCACAGCATCAGCGCGCCCGCCTCATGCACGGCATCCGTGATCGTCTTCATGTCGGCCAGCGCACCCGAGCGATAGTCGACGTGACTGAGCACGACGAGCGCGGTCTGCTCCGACACCGCTGCT from Microbacterium profundi includes the following:
- a CDS encoding kynureninase, which codes for MTDLLTEAQGLDAHDPLTAHLDAFVEAPGVSAYLDGNSLGRPLRSLPERLAEFVRNDWGTRLIRSWDEQWMDLPTELGDRIGRIAIGAAAGQTVVADSTTVLLYKLIRAAVAALPNRLEILIEEGNFPTDRFVAEGIAAERGLTVRWLTADPVHGVQVEDVAAAVSEQTALVVLSHVDYRSGALADMKTITDAVHEAGALMLWDLCHSVGVIPIDLDACGVDLAVGCTYKYLNGGPGSPAFAYVNARHHGVLRQPIQGWMGAGDVFAMGSAYAPADGIRQFISGTPPVLGMLAMQGMLDLIESATMDAVREKSKTLTDFAVRAFDDVLAPLDVRLLSPRDADRRGGHVTIGHPDFAEVMKTLWADGVIPDFRFPDGIRLGLSPLSTSHAEVLSGVLAVRNALR